A genomic region of Azoarcus sp. KH32C contains the following coding sequences:
- a CDS encoding sulfite oxidase heme-binding subunit YedZ — MNFRTPTATQIAAIKALLFALCLMPLAVYIQRGLDDALGANPIETITRASGEWTLRFLLITLAVTPLRRFCGLPWLLRLRRMLGLFTFFYACLHATTYFWLDQFFDLHGIAKDILKRPFITVGFSAFVLLVPLALTSSNYMIRRLGGRRWQSLHRSVYAIGILAVIHYWWLVKADILKPAIYAILLAALLGMRGWWRELERRRQLAAAVPPPPLRGKVIPLAVRAPRQT; from the coding sequence ATGAACTTCCGCACCCCGACCGCGACGCAAATCGCCGCCATCAAGGCCCTGCTGTTCGCACTGTGCCTGATGCCGCTCGCCGTCTACATCCAGCGCGGGCTCGACGACGCGCTGGGCGCCAACCCGATCGAAACCATCACGCGCGCGAGCGGCGAATGGACGCTGCGCTTCCTGCTGATCACGCTCGCCGTGACCCCGCTGCGCCGCTTCTGTGGACTCCCCTGGCTGCTGCGTCTGCGCAGAATGCTTGGCCTCTTCACCTTCTTCTACGCCTGCCTGCACGCGACGACCTATTTCTGGCTCGACCAGTTCTTCGACCTGCACGGCATCGCGAAGGACATCCTGAAACGCCCCTTCATCACCGTCGGCTTCTCGGCCTTCGTGCTCCTCGTACCGCTCGCCCTCACGTCGAGCAACTACATGATCCGGCGGCTCGGCGGACGCCGCTGGCAGTCCCTGCATCGCTCGGTGTACGCGATCGGCATCCTCGCCGTCATCCATTACTGGTGGCTCGTGAAGGCCGACATCCTGAAACCGGCGATCTACGCCATCCTGCTTGCAGCCTTGCTAGGGATGCGCGGATGGTGGCGCGAACTGGAACGCCGACGACAACTCGCCGCAGCAGTGCCCCCACCCCCGCTACGCGGCAAGGTCATCCCGCTGGCGGTCAGAGCGCCGCGACAAACCTGA
- the yjgA gene encoding ribosome biogenesis factor YjgA codes for MIHDDHDKTYPGDDAGTEPPSKSQRKRDMHALQDLGEQLVALSLDQLKKVPMPESLADAVREAKRMTKHEARRRQMQYVGKLMRTVDPEPIIAQLEVFNGVSKAEIARQHRLEKLRADLIEDEKTLQAIGELWPGADFQQLRTLRRNALKERELNKPPRAFREIFRVLRDLDAGAAGGPDAGDVDDESED; via the coding sequence GACAAAACGTATCCGGGCGATGACGCCGGTACGGAGCCGCCCAGCAAGAGCCAGCGCAAGCGCGACATGCATGCGCTGCAGGATCTGGGCGAACAGCTGGTGGCCTTGTCGCTGGACCAGCTGAAGAAGGTGCCGATGCCGGAGTCGCTCGCCGACGCGGTGCGCGAGGCCAAGCGCATGACGAAGCATGAGGCGCGGCGGCGGCAGATGCAGTATGTCGGCAAGCTGATGCGCACCGTCGATCCGGAGCCGATCATCGCCCAGTTGGAGGTCTTCAACGGGGTGTCGAAGGCGGAGATCGCACGCCAGCATCGCCTCGAGAAGTTGCGTGCGGACCTGATCGAGGACGAGAAGACGCTGCAGGCAATCGGCGAGCTGTGGCCGGGGGCCGATTTCCAGCAGTTGCGCACACTGCGGCGCAATGCGCTGAAGGAGCGCGAGCTGAACAAGCCGCCGCGCGCGTTCCGCGAGATTTTCCGTGTGCTGCGCGATCTGGATGCCGGGGCTGCCGGCGGGCCGGATGCGGGCGACGTGGACGACGAATCCGAAGACTGA
- a CDS encoding anti-sigma factor: MRRPICEDDLHAWADGRLDAARRAEVEAWLAEDPARAERIAAWRRDSERLHAAFDPILDEPIPARLRAVVERKERPPMLRMAAIAAWVIVGTLVGTGLGYRLGREASPPTDPLAVLPRTAAVAHAVYSPEVRHPVEVGADQQQHLVAWLSKRLGAPVHVPDLSGDGFALLGGRLLPDTTGPSAQFMYEDDGGRRLTLYVSIRDDGPDITAFRYAQEGEVGVFYWADGRFAYALSGQFKRETLLPLANAVHHQITP; encoded by the coding sequence ATGCGACGCCCGATTTGCGAAGACGACCTGCACGCTTGGGCCGATGGCCGACTCGATGCGGCGCGACGTGCGGAAGTCGAGGCCTGGCTCGCGGAAGATCCGGCGCGCGCCGAACGCATCGCCGCCTGGCGCCGCGACAGCGAACGGCTGCACGCCGCTTTCGACCCCATCCTCGACGAGCCCATTCCCGCGCGGCTGCGTGCCGTGGTCGAGCGCAAAGAGCGGCCGCCGATGCTGCGCATGGCGGCAATCGCCGCCTGGGTCATCGTCGGCACCCTGGTGGGCACCGGACTGGGCTACCGGCTCGGCCGCGAAGCGTCGCCCCCCACGGACCCGCTCGCCGTTCTGCCGCGCACCGCCGCAGTCGCCCACGCCGTGTATTCCCCGGAAGTGCGCCACCCCGTCGAAGTGGGCGCCGACCAGCAGCAGCACCTCGTCGCCTGGCTCTCGAAGCGGCTCGGCGCCCCGGTGCACGTGCCTGATCTTTCGGGCGATGGTTTCGCCCTGCTCGGCGGACGCCTGCTCCCCGACACGACGGGCCCCAGCGCCCAATTCATGTACGAAGACGACGGCGGACGACGACTGACGCTCTACGTCAGCATCCGCGACGACGGCCCGGACATCACCGCCTTCCGCTACGCGCAGGAAGGCGAGGTCGGCGTCTTCTACTGGGCCGACGGTCGCTTCGCCTACGCGCTGTCCGGACAGTTCAAGCGCGAGACGCTATTGCCGCTCGCAAACGCGGTGCATCACCAGATCACGCCCTGA
- a CDS encoding cache domain-containing protein, with protein sequence MSEPSPPTMRQRSTHYQRALLLPLTIAIAILMTTVVIAEYFRENQALETERERNVAAVRDAFGLAISRDSDKLGATLKPIIRNAYLRNFFLNGEREGLRNATGELFEVLRRDHGITHFYFIDKNRKMFLRVQRPESFGDQIDRTTLLQAEQSGKVAAGLELGQKGVFTLRVVEPWLDQVGNRIGYIELGMEIDRTLAQLHELTGVDLFLLVDKRFLNRAQWEEGMDMIGHLKDWDLIPDKVVAGRTRNANDVLLAAHPGFQSGGAALEGRYRARSAGRSIEFSSRPLTDASGRTLGLVLMAHDLTAMETRQQRFLAIIIGAALVFGTAVLLITNRALARICAEQNAVAETEEEARQAGT encoded by the coding sequence ATGTCCGAGCCGAGCCCCCCGACGATGCGGCAGCGTAGTACCCATTACCAGCGGGCACTGCTGCTGCCGCTGACGATTGCGATCGCCATCCTGATGACGACGGTCGTGATCGCCGAATACTTCCGCGAGAACCAGGCGCTCGAGACCGAGCGCGAGCGCAACGTCGCTGCGGTGCGCGACGCCTTCGGCCTGGCGATCAGCCGGGATTCGGACAAGCTCGGAGCGACGCTCAAGCCCATCATCCGGAACGCCTATCTGCGCAACTTCTTCCTGAACGGCGAACGGGAAGGACTGCGCAACGCCACCGGCGAACTCTTCGAAGTCTTGCGCCGAGATCACGGTATCACGCATTTCTATTTCATCGACAAGAACCGGAAGATGTTCCTGCGGGTGCAGCGCCCGGAAAGCTTCGGCGACCAGATCGACCGGACCACGCTGCTGCAGGCCGAGCAAAGCGGAAAGGTGGCGGCCGGGCTCGAACTCGGACAAAAAGGCGTCTTCACGCTACGCGTCGTGGAACCTTGGCTCGATCAGGTCGGCAACCGGATCGGCTACATCGAGCTCGGTATGGAGATCGATCGCACGCTCGCGCAACTGCATGAGCTCACGGGCGTCGATCTGTTCCTGCTCGTCGACAAGCGTTTCCTCAACCGGGCCCAGTGGGAGGAAGGCATGGACATGATCGGGCACCTCAAGGACTGGGACCTGATCCCCGACAAGGTCGTCGCCGGTCGCACGCGCAATGCGAACGACGTGCTACTCGCCGCCCACCCCGGGTTCCAGAGCGGAGGCGCAGCGCTGGAGGGTCGATATCGCGCGCGCAGCGCCGGGCGCTCAATCGAATTCAGCTCCCGCCCGCTGACCGACGCCTCCGGCCGCACACTCGGACTCGTGCTCATGGCACACGACCTGACGGCCATGGAAACCCGTCAGCAGCGCTTTCTCGCGATCATCATCGGAGCGGCACTGGTGTTCGGCACCGCAGTCCTGCTGATCACCAATCGTGCTCTCGCCCGCATCTGCGCCGAACAGAATGCCGTCGCCGAAACAGAGGAAGAGGCGCGTCAAGCCGGCACCTGA
- the mog gene encoding molybdopterin adenylyltransferase, with amino-acid sequence MSDEITIGLVSISDRASDGTYEDQGIPALRDWLGRALTTPWKAETRLIPDERPLIERTLMDLADTAGCSLILTTGGTGPAPRDVTPEATLAVGEKEMPGFGEEMRRISLNFVPTAILSRQVAVIRGKCLIVNLPGQPKSIRETLEGLRAPDGSVSHVGIFAAIPYCIDLIGGPYIETDETVIKAFRPKNAIRAKQG; translated from the coding sequence ATGAGCGACGAAATCACCATTGGCCTCGTTTCGATCAGCGATCGTGCTTCGGACGGCACGTATGAAGATCAGGGGATTCCTGCTCTGCGTGACTGGTTGGGGCGCGCGCTGACGACGCCATGGAAGGCTGAGACGCGCTTGATTCCGGATGAGCGCCCGTTGATCGAGCGGACGCTGATGGATCTGGCCGATACGGCCGGTTGTTCGCTGATCCTGACGACCGGCGGCACGGGGCCGGCGCCCCGCGATGTGACGCCGGAGGCGACGCTGGCGGTGGGCGAGAAGGAGATGCCGGGCTTTGGCGAGGAGATGCGCCGGATCAGCCTGAATTTCGTGCCGACGGCGATTTTGTCGCGGCAGGTGGCGGTGATCCGCGGCAAGTGCCTGATCGTGAATCTGCCGGGGCAGCCGAAGTCGATTCGCGAGACGCTGGAAGGCTTGCGTGCGCCGGATGGTTCTGTGAGCCATGTCGGCATCTTTGCTGCGATTCCTTATTGCATCGATCTCATTGGTGGGCCTTATATCGAGACCGATGAGACGGTGATCAAGGCTTTCCGGCCGAAGAACGCGATTCGGGCGAAGCAGGGCTGA
- the aroG gene encoding 3-deoxy-7-phosphoheptulonate synthase AroG, whose translation MSASMKIHIDDVRIQEIKELVPPAHVLREFPATARAAEVAFETRQAIHRILYGADDRLLVVIGPCSIHDPEAALEYARKLTAEAERFRDDLLVVMRVYFEKPRTTVGWKGLINDPYLDNSFRINEGVRLARKLLWEINEMGLPAATEFLDMITPQYIADLISWGAIGARTTESQVHRELASGLSCPVGFKNGTDGNMRIAVDAIKAAQSPHHFLSVTKAGHSAIVSTRGNEDCHVILRGGKVPNYDAASVDAACKELAASGVPGKVMIDFSHANSRKQHRLQIDVARDVGQQVGGGDDRIFGVMVESHLKEGRQDLVPGRELEYGKSITDACIGWEDSVGVLETLAEGVRQRRVARATSYE comes from the coding sequence ATGTCTGCCTCAATGAAGATCCATATCGACGACGTCCGCATCCAGGAAATCAAGGAACTCGTGCCGCCGGCGCACGTGCTGCGCGAATTCCCCGCTACGGCCCGTGCTGCGGAAGTCGCTTTCGAGACGCGGCAGGCAATCCATCGCATTTTGTACGGCGCCGACGACCGGCTGCTGGTCGTGATCGGGCCGTGCTCGATCCACGATCCCGAGGCGGCGCTCGAATATGCGCGCAAGCTGACCGCCGAGGCCGAGCGTTTCCGTGACGATCTGCTGGTCGTGATGCGGGTCTATTTCGAGAAGCCGCGCACGACCGTGGGCTGGAAAGGGCTCATCAACGACCCCTACCTCGACAACAGCTTCCGCATCAACGAAGGCGTGCGCCTCGCGCGCAAGCTGCTGTGGGAAATCAATGAGATGGGGCTGCCCGCGGCAACCGAGTTCCTCGACATGATCACGCCGCAGTACATCGCGGACCTCATTTCCTGGGGCGCGATCGGGGCGCGGACGACCGAGAGCCAGGTCCATCGCGAGCTCGCGTCGGGACTGTCCTGTCCGGTGGGCTTCAAGAACGGGACGGATGGCAACATGCGGATCGCGGTCGACGCCATCAAGGCGGCGCAGTCGCCGCACCATTTCCTGTCGGTGACCAAGGCCGGGCACTCGGCGATCGTGTCGACGCGCGGCAACGAGGATTGCCACGTGATCCTGCGCGGCGGCAAGGTGCCGAACTACGATGCGGCGAGCGTCGACGCAGCGTGCAAGGAACTGGCGGCGTCCGGCGTGCCGGGCAAGGTCATGATCGATTTCTCGCACGCCAACAGCCGCAAGCAGCACCGCCTGCAGATCGACGTTGCGCGGGACGTCGGGCAGCAGGTCGGCGGCGGCGACGACCGCATCTTCGGCGTGATGGTCGAGTCGCACCTCAAGGAAGGGCGCCAGGACCTGGTGCCGGGCCGCGAGCTCGAATACGGCAAAAGCATCACGGACGCCTGTATCGGCTGGGAAGACAGCGTGGGCGTGCTCGAAACGCTGGCCGAAGGGGTGCGCCAGCGGCGCGTTGCGAGGGCGACGAGCTACGAATGA
- the msrP gene encoding protein-methionine-sulfoxide reductase catalytic subunit MsrP — MLILLPNDIAPSEITSRDLFDNRRRFLQAAGLTLAAGTATWMGVVPSARAATKLGPLGRSPLSTDEAQTPYKSVTTYNNYYEFGTEKEDPAENAGKLQVRPWTVRVEGLVGKPRTFDIDDLLKLAPLEERIYRLRCVEAWSMVIPWLGFSLSALLKQVEPQGSAKYVQFVSHYDPKIMLRRPVLDWPYTEGLRLDEAMHPLTLLTLGLYGEVLPNQNGAPVRVVIPWKYGFKSAKSIVAIRLVEKEPPTAWNKAAPSEYGFYSNVNPQVDHPRWSQASERRIGEFRKRPTLTFNGYADQVASLYQGMDLRRNF; from the coding sequence ATGCTGATCCTGCTCCCCAACGACATCGCCCCCTCGGAAATCACGTCGCGAGACCTCTTCGACAACCGGCGCCGCTTCCTGCAAGCGGCCGGCCTAACGCTCGCCGCCGGTACAGCAACGTGGATGGGCGTCGTTCCCTCGGCCCGCGCCGCGACCAAGCTCGGCCCGCTCGGCCGTTCGCCACTGAGCACCGACGAAGCGCAGACGCCCTACAAGTCGGTGACGACCTACAACAACTACTACGAATTCGGCACCGAAAAGGAAGACCCCGCCGAGAACGCCGGAAAGCTTCAGGTGCGCCCCTGGACCGTGCGGGTCGAAGGCCTCGTCGGCAAACCGCGCACCTTCGACATCGACGATCTGCTCAAGCTCGCGCCACTCGAAGAACGCATCTACCGGCTGAGATGCGTCGAAGCCTGGTCGATGGTCATCCCCTGGCTCGGATTCTCGCTCTCGGCACTCCTCAAGCAGGTCGAACCGCAAGGCAGCGCGAAATATGTCCAGTTTGTCAGCCACTACGATCCGAAGATCATGTTGCGCCGCCCGGTGCTCGACTGGCCCTATACGGAAGGCCTGCGCCTGGACGAAGCGATGCATCCGCTCACGCTCCTCACGCTCGGCCTGTACGGCGAAGTCCTGCCGAACCAGAACGGCGCGCCGGTGCGCGTCGTCATCCCGTGGAAGTACGGCTTCAAGAGCGCGAAATCGATTGTCGCCATCCGCCTCGTCGAGAAAGAGCCTCCGACCGCGTGGAACAAGGCGGCCCCCAGCGAATACGGCTTCTACTCGAACGTCAATCCGCAGGTCGACCACCCGCGCTGGAGCCAGGCGAGCGAGCGCCGCATCGGCGAATTCCGCAAACGCCCGACCCTGACGTTCAACGGCTACGCCGACCAGGTCGCGAGCCTCTACCAGGGCATGGACCTGCGCCGCAACTTCTGA
- a CDS encoding sigma-70 family RNA polymerase sigma factor, translating to MIPRDALLAEIPRLRRYARALTGDAARADDLVQDTLERALVKGRLWRPGNLRAWLLTMMHNVFVNQYHAGAALDYRAPEDLPEVAVRGRQLDGIEMRDLERALQQLSVEHREVLLLVALEDLSYEETAKVLGTPVGTVMSRLSRARERLRQVLDGQAAPDYLKVVK from the coding sequence ATGATCCCGCGCGACGCCCTGCTGGCCGAGATTCCACGCCTGCGCCGCTACGCCCGCGCCCTCACGGGCGATGCCGCGCGCGCCGACGATCTCGTCCAGGACACGCTCGAGCGCGCCCTGGTCAAGGGGCGGCTGTGGCGGCCCGGCAACCTCCGCGCATGGCTGCTGACGATGATGCACAACGTCTTCGTCAATCAGTACCATGCCGGCGCCGCGCTCGATTACCGGGCACCGGAGGATCTTCCCGAAGTCGCCGTCCGCGGGCGCCAACTTGACGGCATCGAGATGCGCGACCTCGAACGGGCCTTGCAGCAACTGTCAGTCGAGCACCGCGAAGTCCTGCTCCTCGTCGCGCTGGAGGACCTCAGCTACGAGGAGACGGCGAAAGTCCTCGGCACGCCGGTCGGCACCGTGATGTCGCGCCTGTCGCGGGCCCGCGAACGCCTGCGCCAAGTACTCGACGGACAGGCGGCGCCGGACTATCTGAAGGTGGTGAAATAG
- a CDS encoding cob(I)yrinic acid a,c-diamide adenosyltransferase, which produces MGHRLSKIYTRTGDAGTTGLGDGKRVSKNSLRIHSLGEVDELNAIVGLLLCEELPEDVRALLTDVQHDLFDLGGEVCIPGMSMISSKQVEKLETELDRLNDPLEPLKDFILPGGTRPAALAHHARTVCRRAERSLVALALEEAVNDGPRQYLNRLSDLLFVLGRVLNRAGGRGDVLWQKGKNA; this is translated from the coding sequence ATGGGACATCGACTCTCGAAGATCTATACCCGCACGGGTGACGCCGGCACGACCGGCCTCGGCGACGGCAAGCGCGTATCGAAGAACAGCCTGCGCATCCACTCGCTCGGCGAAGTCGACGAACTGAACGCCATCGTCGGCCTACTGCTGTGCGAAGAGCTGCCGGAAGACGTCCGCGCGCTGCTCACGGACGTGCAGCATGACCTGTTCGACCTCGGCGGCGAAGTGTGCATTCCAGGCATGAGCATGATCAGTAGCAAGCAGGTCGAAAAGCTCGAAACCGAGCTCGACCGGCTCAATGATCCGCTGGAACCGCTGAAGGACTTCATCCTGCCCGGCGGCACCCGTCCGGCCGCGCTCGCGCATCACGCCCGTACCGTCTGCCGACGCGCGGAGCGCTCGCTGGTGGCATTGGCGCTCGAAGAGGCGGTCAACGATGGCCCTCGCCAGTACCTGAACCGTCTGTCGGACCTGCTCTTCGTGCTCGGCCGCGTCCTCAATCGTGCCGGCGGTCGCGGCGACGTGCTGTGGCAGAAGGGCAAGAACGCCTGA